TCAAAATTTTGAAATTCATCTGCAGGGTTTATCTGGTGACTAATTAAGGATTAGTGATCTGGTGTTCTGCCTTGTTCATGCTAGGCGCTATGCTGTGCCCTACCGTTACAGTCAATTTCAgtttctaaaaaatgtatttaggaaAACATTGCCTCAATGAAATAAATGTTAAAGTCTAGGGGCTGCATCTGCATTTACAATAGAAAAATCTATTGCTCGTATTTTCTAGCTGATGCTTCTCTTAAAACTGCTTTTCTTAAAATTGGTTGTTATTGCAGGGGCACAGTTAAGATGCATTTTACCTGGTAAAATCTGAAGTGTTTGGGTTGTAAGTGACCACCCTAAACCATGGCTCTGCTCTTTCAGTGAGCTCACGAATAGATTAAAGTTAGAGCATTCAACATATAGAAGGTCAGCAACACTACAGGTGTGGTTTTTGCAAGACCTATTTATAAACATGAACAGGCTCAATTTATTAAACTGTTTTACAGGGGTCGGTTCCATTTACTAACAAATAAGGAGCATTATGTTAGCCCCAAGAAACAATGTATCAAGAGTCACATTCTGAACTAAGTTCTTCTCAACAATAGAAGATTCAACTAGACAAGGTAAACATTTTGTAGCCATAAATGTACATTAAATACTAGTTTCATAATTGGTTATATAGAAAAGTTAACTAGAAAGAGATTAGAGATTGAATGGGAGCCAAACAGTTTCTTAAACTGCACCTATGCAGTTCAGTTTAACTGAAAAATCACAAAGCAGTGTGTTTCTTGTGAATATAAATATGTActctatatcattttaaattattaacaaTACCTGCACCAAGAATGTCCACTGACAGGACATTACAGTTGCTCAGTGTTAAATGGTGTTCGTTTGAAGCTTTCTTTGTTAGAGAAGATGTCTTTGTAAATGGTTTACTTAAATGGAAGTTACTACCtcaaatggaaatgaaatgcaAGAAATTGTGGTGGTggctacttttatttattaatttatttattatcactGCAGCGTGGTTGTTAGGTTTGACACACAAGATGAACCAACATTTGAGCTTTAGACAAAGCAAGGGCTCCACAGTGTCTGCAATAGGGAATTAATCCAAATCTGtacaatatttactgtatataccagCATTTACAGCATTTCAATACCTGAGAGTTAGTGACAGTAAGTACTAGATGAAACAATACTGTAAAGATCAGCAACAGACCTCAAAATAACataacgtgtttttgttttcctttaaaaaaaaaatatgcacttATCCAACGAGTTTAGTAAAGGTGGTGCTTTGTACCTCGCATTTATAAAATGACaagtctttaaatacaataatctGACATCTTCCATCTAAGAACACTGTTCATTTTGCCGGTCTCACTCGAGTCATTCCTCCAGCCCTGCAAGCGGCGCTGTGAGTCGCCAATCTGCTTTCTAGTCGATGATGATAATTATGAACCAATCAGATGGCAGGTTATGGTTTAAAACGAGCCGCGGGAGTGACGTGGGTATTGCTGTTGTAAACACAGTTGATTGCAAATTGAAAACGAAAAGGCGAAAATGTAAGAAAGCAAAACCTGTTTTAAACTGTTAGTTGTTAATGAAAAAGACACTTCTTAAACTCCATAGCAAGTGTGTGTCGAGGGTGGTAACTTGCTTACGCTTTGTCTTGATGTTCGTACTTTCTACGaaaacatgctgtttttattatttgttttgtatttgtaccgcgacctatttttttgtatattggtAAAACGTAACAGGTGACGAGCGATACAGTCAGCTGCATTAAGCTGGACCTGGTTGCCAACTACGTTATCCTAGTTCAGCTGTATTGCAGGTCTAAGGACtgggtggtggtgttgttgttaaTTAGGTCTTAGTTCAGTAATTCACGATATACGTTTGTTCTTCCGCATTTGAAAGAATACAAAATGCCAACCTTGCCTAGTTCGTGCTAAactactgtgtttgtgttttgatatTTGCAGCAATTCACCGAAGATGGCTACCATGATTTTTGTTGACAAGGAAAACGGAGAGCTGGGCACAACTGTAGGTCCTAAAAACCGCACGAGGTTGCTGTCTGCTCCAGGTAAACGCAGCTGTACGTTCAATTGAGCAGTCAAATACACCGCTCAACAAAACGTTAGTATTCTTCTACAGACGATGTGTTTAGCCTTGCTGTAGTCGTTTCTTGAATGTGTTCTACAGTACATGCATGGTCAGATACTCAATGCAAAACCAAGGGACTAGTTTCAAATTACAACTTCTCCCGAAGATGATGCTTCCTCAGGCATATTTAACAGGTCTGTTTTGGGGTATTGACTATTTTCTAACTGTCTTGCAGCCAATACATTTGGGGAGAAAGTTCTTCAGACTCCTCGTCCTGGGAAGGTGTTTGGTCTGGCTAAGCCTCTCTCTGCTCGCAAGGCTCTGGGAACCGTCAATAAGATCAGCTCTGTTAGACCTGACGTTTCTGGGAACAAACTGAAGTCCAAGGTTGCTGCAAAGGTAACTCTCGTATGTAGGAGCGTGGTGTTTTTTATATGAACAATTCAGGTTTCTTATGATATTAAAAACAACTTGTGTATGGAgtctaataaatacaaattgtaatccTAAGGGTAACTGTTCCAGGCAGTTAATTTTGTACGCCAATATtgtttgggaggggggggggggggtgggaagAGTCATGCAAAGGGATATCGTTACTTTAGGCTATGATTTATAGTTTAGCTTGTGCTATGCGTCCTGTGGTTTTGGAAATGGAATGCATGTAattgaagttttgttttttgtgtgacaGCCAACAGAAAAGGTTAAAGTTTGCATGCTAGTTAAAGAGCGTCAAGAATATCCAGAAATTGAGAAATTCATCCCATATAATCCAGTCGGTAAGCATTTAAATTCATATTCTTTCACGCTACCTTTTTAAAATGGGAGGGTGCTTTCTCACTAAATGCTCCATTTAATGGAGTAACAGGTGTCCATTTCCTGAAGGGGTTTGCTTGCTCATATGCATTCTCCATTTTATTTACTAGAATTTGAAAGCTTTGATGTTCCGGAAGATCAAAGATTAAGCCACCTGTGCTTGGCGGGATTGGCAGCTCCAGCAGCAAAGGAAGAGCTGGACAGTTTTAGTGTGTTGCACTCGTGTATGAAACTGTCTCCATTGAAATCCCAGAAAGGTATGTAATACCATCTAACACACTTTCTCTTCTAAACCCTAATGACCAGTATCATCTTTAATAGACTCCTGAGCCTTGCATTTAAAATGCAGTGTTCACGTTCTGCAGGGGGTGTATGAGTTTCACACTTGGGCGACAATGCTAGTGAAAAACTTACAAACATCCACACGCTAATACCACTGCTCTAAATACCACGTGGTCCTGAGCAAATTCATGTTCTCCAAAATATTCCCAATCGACCCATATAACCTCTTCCTTATGACCTAGTcatctgttattatttttttataaagagaTGAGATCTTGTACTAATTAATCCTAACCATGTTGAGTAATAGGACCAGGgtaatttaatatttgttttcagtGTGGGTGGTAGTCCACAAGGGGGATTTTGGTAAAGGTTGGGAACCTGTACCTTGAAATACTAAATGGTGGGggtgtaatataaatatataaaatatattttttttcctcctctCTCCTGAAATAGAGAATTTATGTGCTGAAGTGGACTCCTTCTTGCAAACTGTCAGTCAGCTAACAATAGAGCTGCCACCACTGGACCTGGATTAAAGTTGCtctgtgtttggttttgttttatgctTGCTAAATGGTTTGATTTGTATAGTATGTGTAAATCCTTTTGAATaaagacattttacaaaaaaatagctTTCTTTAACTGACTGTTCAATAAGGTTTGTGCTATTTATACATGTTAAGTAGGTGTCCTGTGCCCTAAAAGTGAGCTAATTCTCAAGAGAATGGGATATACAACTTCTAGTAACAAGCATGACTGGGGTCCTTCAAAAACTCGGTAGGAAATTGTTTGCTTGACATTGTTAAACATAGCGTTCTTTTAAGTTGCTATGTTGCACGTTTTTTGAGCTGTTCAGCAATGTGAATTACATTTACTTACacaatttctgaatgttttattCATTGTGTTCCACCAGGTTTGGCACGATTGTAGTAAACTGGCTTAGTTTACTAGAGATGGTGTACAAACTTAATGTAGTGGAATACCTTTGAGAGATTTATATATAATCTCCCCCCGCCCCAACCCGCTCAAGCTTGATTGAGTGTAATTTGCTCTTGTATCCTAGAGCCtccatatatatatgtgtgtgtgatctaCATGTAGTTTCAGGAAACGCACCATTAATGAGGCAAAAACAGGGTTGGTGTGCCTAGAATATATAGTTTTGATAAACCACAAGCGGTCTCCGATAAACCTGTATCGTGTTAATGCACCTAACAGTTTCCATCACGTCACACGCCTTAACATCTTGTACAACTGGCCATGTCACAATCTGATTGAACTCGTTCAAGAAACGCAAACCATGACTTTTCTCTCTGCTGTTATCACGTTGATGTTTTTACCAGGTATGTtccatgattttattttgtattgcgtATGACTGATCATGTATACTATTCATAATGTTTAATAGGCTATCCAGAGAATTGGTTTCAGCCACCTATATGCACAAAACTAAATAATATTCGactaatttattgttttttttttaggttttttttttttttttttaataaaggctATATTTTTTTCCCACAAAACATGATTGTTAATCTTAAATATAAAAACCCACGAATCTTGTTCTGTGCAATTAACCAGCTGCATTTTTATGAGGCAAAACACATTCCATATTGCATTGATATCAAAAGCATTAGAAGTAATATATACTCATGTTACAGTAAAAGGTGTGCTTATGAATAAATAATTCATgtttaaattcaaattaaattcacGATTAGCTAACATGTTTAACAATCAGAAACTACAAAAACATCATACAATAACGCGTTTAAAGTtgcatatataataaataaaactagtttatttttatatttctgtttttacttCATAAAAATATGTCTCCCCAACGCGCGCactgaatacaatttaaaaagtaaCTGCAGCAGTCGATAGGATTACATATAATGTTAGCATATGATAACAttactatttaaaatgttaaatatttattacagaacaAAATAAGCATCGACATATTTTTACGTTCTTTATAGTTCATGTGTCAGGTGGGATATAAACGCTGTGCTAGAAAAATGAATGGAGGATAACGAAATAAAAGTATTGCACAAAAACAATTTGTGGAGTTTTAGGGGAACACAAAATGCTGCTTTTTAATCTCGGAGAGCTCTGAGAAAAGCAATCCAGAACACCCGCAAATTAGATTTTACCAGAAAAGAAACAGAATGATTCTACTaagggtttgtttttttgataTGGGAAACCAATTTACTTTGTTGTTCCAGATTTTGTCTAAAATATAAATAGATGACCAGCATCATTATAAAATAATGTGCCATTTTACCAGATATTCAGACAGACTTTAATTCGAAATGACCATTGCTTTAATTAAAATATCTGATCTATTACTTCTCCGTCAACtcaatattatttacaaacaGACCGGCTACACCAGTCCTTCCACGCGCACAATCTGTTAAACTGTTCAAATACAATATCACATTGTCAAACGTTTCACTATCAAAATGCACAGGTACTGAAATGCGACATGTTGTTTCGCAGGTTTACTGCAGGACGCCTTTAAAGTAATTCAGCCGCATTCTATGAATGCCACAGTCGGTGAAGATGTCATTTTGAACTGCACCTTCAAATCCAGTTCCACGGTCAATATCTCAAACGTCACCCAGCCGTATAGAGGAAGACTCTATAGAGGAAGACTCTGCTATTCAGCAGCGCGAACTCTTTCAAGGCGAAAGATGCGTCCCTAAAGATTGTCAATGTTAGCGTGTCGGATTCTGGAAACTATACCTGTCAGGTGGAAGCTCTTGGAGACAGTGCAGGCTGTGGATCAGGCACTTTGCTCGTTGTTGGTAAGTTCGCGTTCTATTGTCGATTTCTGTCATTCAGTTTAAAAttatttgcagttttattttaaataaaaataacgccAATTTTTTAAAGCGTTTCATTGATTCTTTATCCAGTTCAGTTTTTTATCCATTGTATTTtatagtaaataaaaacaaaacaaaaaatgtgttacatgtgttgttccaaataataataataataataataataataattattattattattattattattattattattattattattattattattatttattatttattattattattatattgtccTAAACCCACAACTGCTGAATCCAGCCGTTTTACAACAGTGAAGACTTAAGCTTTAAAAAGTTCTACAATTAAGTTATAATACTATATTtccccatatattattattattattttaatgctttTTCGGAGTGCACCATTTAACTGCAGTAAAGTCTGTGTATCGGGACCTAGCAAGGTACAGTACCTCAGACACCGATGTGAAATAAGTGAccttttattcatttaaatacttGGAACAGGGAGTGGTACAGTTTTATTAGTAACACTTTAGTTAGCGATCCATTTGGCCCTGTTCACAAAAGTTACATTTTGGTAACGCTTTAAACAAATAACTATTTAATGAATATGCAATTAACCCTTTGCTGAAGTTTAgatacatgttatatatatatatatatatatatatatatatatatatatatatatatatatatatatatatatatatataaaacagtcaATAGATATACCATGCATGTGTGCATCTATCATTAGACTGCCATTGGAGTTCGTATGTCATGTATGTTGATTGTTTTTAGAGACgtatccagtaaaaaaaaaaaaaaagacatacaaaGACTGGTATGTAAAGCGACTATATATCCTGTTCGCGGGATCATCTCAATTTGAAACCGTGAGTGTACTTCGCATCATGCGGTTTAAATGCACATTATTGAGGTAACAGCCTTTctaaaggttttatttatttatttatttatttatttatacctaACACAGGAAATAGTTCATAGGTCAGATGTTTAAAGCTATAACAACTCCAGTCATTGGATCTAATTGTGATTTAAGATGAAAAGGAATCTTGACTCGAGTGCAGGGTGAATCATACTGTCAGGAGGTCACTGGCTGGAATCCTTGTGGTGCTGAAATGTTGATCTTGGCTGGGGGTCCATTGAGCTCCTGTGGGTTGGGGAGAATTGGCTGGTTATAGTTCACCTCATTGTGCTTCAGTGACCTCTACTAGTCAAGTGCCCCATGAGTCCAGATGGGAGACATTgcagggttcagtagctttgAAACATTCATTTCTGAGGTGTTGCAGATGAAAATAGGTAATTgccaatatttaaatacaatagttAAGTAATAACTGCATGATATATAATTGTTATGGAATGAAATAAAGCAAAATGTTATCCCCTTGCTTTCAGAAGCGGAAGAAGACATCCCTCAGAACTTTGTTTATCAGTAAGTATTAAACAATTAAAGCGATTTGTTCATAATATGTGTGAAGTATGTGCATTCCTATATAGACATTATTGTAGATTGCTTTTCCAATTTGTTTTGGGGTTTATACTATACAGATTAGGaggtagtgtggtccagtggttaaagtccagggcttgtaaccagaaggtcaccggttgaaatcccacctctgccactgactgactcactttctgaccctgagcaagtcacttaacctccttgtgctccatatACTACAGTATATAGTGTCATATTGTTTTTCATATCCTGAAAAGTATTGATGTTTTTCAAGCACGGTTAAATAGGATATTTGAAACAGCGTGTTCTTTTATGAAGTTTGCTAGTTTCAAATTTAACATGCAGTATTTGTATTCTATACATTCTAAAGTGTAGTTTACATGTTCTTAAAaattttatcttgacattttaaATCTTAGGATGAAGATCTTGTATATGCTGCTATAGACTTGGAAGAGCCCACCCATTGCCTATCAGATGTGAACGTGAGCCCTGTCATATATTCAGCTTTGAGGGAAGTCCAGTGAACCAGCAGTGATGGCATTCAGAACACATTTCTATGAAAGTTTAGTATTGTACTAGACGTCACCCACCCTGTTAGGTCACAAGGTTGATTTGTTGTTCAGTGAATATTTTCTGACTGTGCCCCGTTTCGAGTTTataaaatggaccacagtatgtttgaagtaaaaaagggaagaaaagaagaaaaacctGTATCTACGGTTAAACATGGAGGGGGTTCGATCgtgatatgggggggggggtaatgctttggactgatctgaaaaagctgaagcattgtgtatccaatctgtctgagctgaaggaaacaTACAAGACAGAATAcacccagatttcaccaacaagatgtaacttACTGGTTAAAAATGACCAAAAACGTCTGAAAAATGTAATACAAGCAAAAGGAGGTCACACGAAATACtaaagccgggggggggggggggggcaatgctTTTGTCCCGaactaatactttaaatgaaataagtttgttttatgataaagattatttgttaactTTCTAGAAATGAAATgtagctttttgttttattaa
The window above is part of the Acipenser ruthenus chromosome 22, fAciRut3.2 maternal haplotype, whole genome shotgun sequence genome. Proteins encoded here:
- the LOC117431179 gene encoding securin-like isoform X1, with amino-acid sequence MATMIFVDKENGELGTTVGPKNRTRLLSAPGKRSSNTFGEKVLQTPRPGKVFGLAKPLSARKALGTVNKISSVRPDVSGNKLKSKVAAKPTEKVKVCMLVKERQEYPEIEKFIPYNPVEFESFDVPEDQRLSHLCLAGLAAPAAKEELDSFSVLHSCMKLSPLKSQKENLCAEVDSFLQTVSQLTIELPPLDLD
- the LOC117431179 gene encoding securin-like isoform X2 translates to MATMIFVDKENGELGTTVGPKNRTRLLSAPANTFGEKVLQTPRPGKVFGLAKPLSARKALGTVNKISSVRPDVSGNKLKSKVAAKPTEKVKVCMLVKERQEYPEIEKFIPYNPVEFESFDVPEDQRLSHLCLAGLAAPAAKEELDSFSVLHSCMKLSPLKSQKENLCAEVDSFLQTVSQLTIELPPLDLD